One window from the genome of Kryptolebias marmoratus isolate JLee-2015 linkage group LG1, ASM164957v2, whole genome shotgun sequence encodes:
- the srp19 gene encoding signal recognition particle 19 kDa protein, whose translation MAHLTENPADKERFICLYPVYINSKKTLAEGRRIPSEKAVENPSCPEIRDVLTAAGMNVYVENKMHPREWNRDVQFRGRVRVQLKQADGSLCQDKFTSRKDVMFYVAEMIPKLKTRTQKSGGGDTSSQQGEGGKKSKKKKK comes from the exons ATGGCTCATCTTACTGAAAACCCCGCCGACAAAGAGAG GTTTATCTGCCTCTATCCCGTCTACATCAACAGCAAGAAGACACTCGCTGAAGGACGCAGGATCCCCTCGGAGAAG gcgGTGGAGAACCCGTCCTGCCCTGAGATCCGAGATGTTCTGACAGCTGCAGGGATGAACGTCTACGTGGAG aACAAGATGCACCCCAGGGAGTGGAACAGGGACGTCCAGTTCAGAGGCCGGGTCAGAGTTCAGTTAAAGCAGGCCGACGGCAGCCTCTGCCAGGACAAATTCACATCCC GTAAAGATGTGATGTTCTACGTCGCTGAGATGATTCCCAAACTGAAGACTCGGACCCAGAAGAGCGGAGGAGGCGACACCAGCTCCCAGCAGGGAGAGGGAGGCAAGAagagcaagaagaagaagaaataa